In Nocardia asteroides, a single genomic region encodes these proteins:
- a CDS encoding alpha/beta fold hydrolase: MPETRTVATAGATITYDVHPGTGSGPALFLLGSPMEAAAFGTLAGHFGDRTVLTYDPRGAGRSPQAEPGAEADPAQHAEDLRAVLDAAALGPIDVFATSGGAVNALAWIGRHRPEPVRTLVAHEPPVAQFLPDRDEVNAVCADIYATYQAKGEGAAMAKFIALVSQQGPLPAGYADAPGPDPATFGLPDTDDGSRTNPLLGVTMRGCGRYEHDLAALRAAPTRIVLASGAASGPEMAARGAESFAAAGGFEHVLLPGGHVGFLGGEHGQQGEPEAFAAALRDILAH; the protein is encoded by the coding sequence GTGCCCGAGACCCGTACCGTCGCCACCGCAGGCGCCACCATCACCTACGACGTGCACCCGGGGACCGGCTCCGGCCCCGCCCTGTTCCTCCTCGGCTCGCCCATGGAGGCGGCCGCGTTCGGCACGCTCGCCGGGCACTTCGGCGACCGCACCGTGCTCACCTACGACCCGCGCGGCGCCGGGCGCAGCCCGCAGGCCGAGCCGGGCGCGGAAGCCGATCCGGCCCAGCACGCCGAGGACCTGCGGGCGGTGCTCGACGCGGCCGCGCTCGGCCCGATCGACGTCTTCGCCACCAGCGGCGGCGCGGTGAACGCGCTGGCCTGGATCGGCAGGCACCGGCCCGAGCCGGTGCGCACCCTGGTCGCGCACGAGCCGCCGGTGGCGCAGTTCCTGCCGGACCGGGACGAGGTGAACGCGGTCTGCGCCGACATCTACGCCACCTATCAGGCGAAGGGGGAGGGGGCGGCGATGGCGAAGTTCATCGCGCTCGTCTCCCAGCAGGGGCCGCTGCCCGCGGGCTACGCCGACGCCCCCGGGCCGGACCCGGCCACCTTCGGGCTCCCGGACACCGACGACGGGTCGCGGACGAACCCGCTGCTCGGGGTGACCATGCGCGGCTGCGGGCGGTACGAGCACGACCTGGCCGCGCTGCGCGCCGCGCCGACCAGGATCGTGCTCGCCTCCGGCGCCGCGTCGGGCCCGGAGATGGCCGCGCGCGGAGCCGAGAGTTTCGCCGCCGCGGGCGGTTTCGAGCACGTGCTGCTGCCTGGCGGGCACGTGGGGTTCCTTGGCGGGGAGCACGGGCAGCAGGGCGAGCCCGAGGCTTTCGCCGCCGCCCTGCGCGACATCCTCGCGCACTGA